A segment of the Gammaproteobacteria bacterium genome:
TGTGCGTTTTCCCAGCGAGGCGGAGGCCAACCCTCTCAAAGGCAGCCTGAATATCCCCTTTTATCTGTTGCGGAGAAATCTGAGCAAGTTGGATCGCAAGAAGCGTTACGTGGTTTGTTGCGATACCGGCGAGCGCAGTTCTACTGCCGCCTTTTTGCTCACTCAGGAGGGGTTGAACTCCTGTTACTTGGACGGTGGATTGCAAGCCAGCAAACAATAGCGGGAACAGAGGGAGTTGGCAGGCCGCGCGGCCGCCTGTGCGCGGCGCCGAGTTGATACCGCGGCTGGAGGAGTTGGCCCGCCATGGCGATGCGGTCGTTGCCTGGCAGTTAGCCGAGTATTACGCACAGCGCCTCGAGGGAGAATCCGAGGCGGTTCGTTCGCGAGCGGTGGCGGATTGGTACTGCCGCGCCGCGGTACTGGGAAACCCTACGGCCCGTTACCGCCTCGCTCTTCTGTACCAGGAGGGGCGGCTGTTGCCCCGTTGCCTCCCATTGGCGGTTTCCTGGCTTTCCCTGGCGGCGGACCAGGGGCACACCGATGCGCAGGTCCTGCTGGGCTGGTGTCTGCAACGGGGTATTGGCGTGGCAATGCGGGAGGACCGGGCCATGGCCTGGTATCTGCGGGCGGCGACGGCGGGGCAGGTACAGGCCCGCTACAATCTGGGGCGCATGTACGAAAAAGGAGTGGGGGCGAAGCGCAGTTGCCGCAAAGCCTGGTATTGGTACCGTCGCGCCGCCGGGCAGGGTTGCGCCAGGGCGCAACTCCAGCTGGGTTTGCTGTGCTCGCGCGGTCCGGGCGCCTACAGGGACCCGGCTCGCGCCGTCTATTGGTATTCCCAGGCGGCGCTTCAGGGTTCCGTCAAAGCGCAATACAACTTGAGCGCGATGTATGCCGGAGGCGCGGGAGTGGCGCAGGATGATCGCCGCGCCGCTTACTGGTGTTTGCGCGCGGCCCGTCGGGGCTACCCGCAGGCGCAGTACAATCTGGGGCTGCTGTACAGCAAAGGGATTGGAGTCGGTTGCGACCCGGCGCGCGCCCGGGACTGGTACGAACGCGCCGCCCGGGCCGGTTATGTGCGTGCCCAGTATCAATTGGGCAGGCTTTATTCCCGAGCGCACTGGGAGTTTGCCGACGACCGCCTGGCTTGCTACTGGCTGGAGCGTGCCGCTCGTCAGGGTTCCGCCAAGGCGCAACTTCGCCTGGGGCTTCACTATGCGCGCGGTTGCGGCGTTCCCCTGGATTTCCCCCGGGCTTATGTCTGGTTGTACCTGGCGGCCCAGGCGCGGCTTGACGGAGTGGGCTTGTTCCTGGCCCGGGTTGCGGCCCATTTAACCTTGGGGGAGATCCAATGGGCTCGCCGCGCCTCTTTATTCCAACTCGAAGGCTAAAGCTTCGATAGGCCAATCAACGGCGGAGAGGTGCCGGAGCGGTTGAACGGGCTCGACTCGAAATCGAGTGACTGCCTGACAGCGGTCCGTGGGTTCGAATCCCACCCTCTCCGCCANNNNNNNNNNNNNNNNNNNNNNNNNNNNNNNNNNNNNNNNNNNNNNNNNNNNNNNNNNNNNNNNNNNNNNNNNNNNNNNNNNNNNNNNNNNNNNNNNNNNNNNNNNNNNNNNNNNNNNNNNNNNNNNNNNNNNNNNNNNNNNNNNNNNNNNNNNNNNNNNNNNNNNNNNNNNNNNNNNNNNNNNNNNNNNNNNNNNNNNNNNNNNNNNNNNNNNNNNNNNNNNNNNNNNNNNNNNNNNNNNNNNNNNNNNNNNNNNNNNNNNNNNNNNNNNNNNNNNNNNNNNNNNNNNNNNNNNNNNNNNNNNNNNNNNNNNNNNNNNNNNNNNNNNNNNNNNNNNNNNNNNNNNNNNNNNNNNNNNNNNNNNNNNNNNNNNNNNNNNNNNNNNNNNNNNNNNNNNNNNNNNNNNNNNNNNNNNNNNNNNNNNNNNNNNNNNNNNNNNNNNNNNNNNNNNNNNNNNNNNNNNNNNNNNNNNNNNNNNNNNNNNNNNNNNNNNNNNNNNNNNNNNNNNNNNNNNNNNNNNNNNNNNNNNNNNNNNNNNNNNNNNNNNNNNNNNNNNNNNNNNNNNNNNNNNNNNNNNNNNNNNNNNNNNNNNNNNNNNNNNNNNNNNNNNNNNNNNNNNNNNNNNNNNNNNNNNNNNNNNNNNNNNNNNNNNNNNNNNNNNNNNNNNNNNNNNNNNNNNNNNNNNNNNNNNNNNNNNNNNNNNNNNNNNNNNNNNNNNNNNNNNNNNNNNNNNNNNNNNNNNNNNNNNNNNNNNNNNNNNNNNNNNNNNNNNNNNNNNNNNNNNNNNNNNNNNNNNNNNNNNNNNNNNNNNNNNNNNNNNNNNNNNNNNNNNNNNNNNNNNNNNNNNNNNNNNNNNNNNNNNNNNNNNNNNNNNNNNNNNNNNNNNNNNNNNNNNNNNNNNNNNNNNNNNNNNNNNNNNNNNNNCTCTCCGCCATAGACACTCTAAATTATACAATTTAGGGCGGCTTCATTCAGCGGTCAGGCTGGCTACTTAAGGACAACGGGCAATAATTGTCAAGCAGACACATCTTGAGTCTTCTCCAAAACGGCGGAAACTGCCGCCGCAACGATAACCGGAGATCCCGCTATCCCTTGCCGGCCGGTTACATTCCCGGCCCGCCGCTTTCGGGCGGGGCCGGCGGCGCGCGCTCCGTCAGCCGCTCCATGACCCGCGCGGCCAGGTCCAGGCAGCGCGCCCGGACATGGCCCCAGTCGTCCCAGGGCGGGCGCAGACCCGTCAAATCCCGCAGCGGCCCGTCTCCCTCCGCTTCGATCTTGGGGCGCGGGTCGGCCAGCTGGCGCAGCAGCTGGCGCAGCGGCGACTTCGCAATGCCGCGGCTCGGACCGATCTCCGCGTAGCAGCGGTCGAAGGACATGAGCGCCTCCGGCGCCCGCTCGGCCAGTGCGGCCGCCAGTGCGGCCGCGTCCAGGTAGTCGCGCCCGTAATTGCGGGTCAGCGCGAGCCAGCCCTTGATGCGCAGCATTTCGGACGGCGAGGGCACCCGCAATGGCGCCCCGTCCGGCGCCTCGACGAGGCGCGTCTCCAGAGGCCGGCTGCGGATCAATTGGCGCACACCGGTCGGTACGCCGTCGAAATTGCCCAGGAGAAGCACGCCTTGGACCCGGCGGGCCTCTTCCCATTCCGGCGCCGCGTCGAGGAGCGCCAGGACTTCCGGGAAGCGCTCGCGCAGGTCGCCCAGCGTGTGATCGGCGTCGCCGGACGCGCGGTGCCCGGCA
Coding sequences within it:
- a CDS encoding tetratricopeptide repeat protein, whose translation is MRGAELIPRLEELARHGDAVVAWQLAEYYAQRLEGESEAVRSRAVADWYCRAAVLGNPTARYRLALLYQEGRLLPRCLPLAVSWLSLAADQGHTDAQVLLGWCLQRGIGVAMREDRAMAWYLRAATAGQVQARYNLGRMYEKGVGAKRSCRKAWYWYRRAAGQGCARAQLQLGLLCSRGPGAYRDPARAVYWYSQAALQGSVKAQYNLSAMYAGGAGVAQDDRRAAYWCLRAARRGYPQAQYNLGLLYSKGIGVGCDPARARDWYERAARAGYVRAQYQLGRLYSRAHWEFADDRLACYWLERAARQGSAKAQLRLGLHYARGCGVPLDFPRAYVWLYLAAQARLDGVGLFLARVAAHLTLGEIQWARRASLFQLEG